The nucleotide sequence ACTTGTTCGTTACAACAGTCTGTGTGCTCCGCGGCCGCCATTACTCAGCACTACTGAAAGACTGAATTCTTATCCCACAGTGGAGCATGCGCAAGCGCTTGCGCTGTCAGATTCACCGTTCACAGTCTTGTGTAGTCCTCTCGCTCCAATCGGAACCAGTTCCTGAAATTCAAAGTTCCAGCTAAATCTTGAAATTTCAGATATTTCCAAGAGAAAAAGCAGGGTTGAGAACCGTTTTAACAACGAAGCCTGGAGCATGACTTTAGAGGTCAGAACGAAACACATTGGTACTTTTTCCTGTTTATGACAGTTTTTCGAAGCAGATTGCTAAAAGCTTTGGAGATTGCATCGTTTCATTTCTATAGAAATGCACTCTTTCCCGTCTCATCAAGGATGAGTTGCATTCGCAACAGGAAGCAGGAAATTCTGAGGAGGAAACATGACTACACTGAAAGAATATGAACTGGAATCCAATGCTAAGGCTCGACTGCAGCGGATCGATTTATCATCAAAGATCCCCCCTTCTGATCCAGGTTGCTGGTATTCGGTCTACTATGGCGAATTCCCCGCGGCTGATTTGATTGTCGCCAAAGCGTCCGATCGCATTGGGGTGGATCAGATACTGGATGCAACTGATAAGGGCTCCCTGCAGTTCCTGTTAATTGATCTCGATCAGCACCCCTGGCTTGCCCACGAAGACGGCCGACTAACCCGATTGGTGCGCAGTGCGGAAATCGAGGGGCTGCGAGTTGTTCCGTATTGCTGTGAACCGCTGGAAACCATCTCCACATTCGAAAGCAGAGATGCCGCAATCTCTTTTTGCCTTCAAAAGTGGGAGCAGCAGCTTCTTAAAAAGTTCTGGTGGTAAGCGGTAGGGGGCCGGCTGAACAGGTCACCCGTTTTTTTAACTATTATTTTGACAAGGATATTCCCATGAGAAAAACCCTAGCGTTTCACCTTACTATGGCTTCCATTCTATCACTGTTTCTTTCAGGCTGCGGCGCATCCGGTAACGATTTCTCAAAGCTGGAACGCGATCTTGCGCAGGCGCTGGCGCGGTTCGAGAATGCAGAGTCTCATTTCAGTTCTTCTGCCACGTACGACCAGCTGATCGTCAATGCAGGATGGCTCGACCGGATGGCTGAAGAGGTCTTAGCTATCCAGCGAATTGAAGCTAAGGCTGTTTCCCTGGGCTCCGAACCAATTCCAGAGATTCGGGAAGAGATTGCCCAGATTTTCAGGCGGAGACTTGCCACTTTCCAGTCCAACGCTGAATACCTGGAGGTCATGTCACAGTTGGAGATTGCCCGAATCTGGACGGAAATCTAGCTGACAGCCAAGTGTGCTACGGCCTGGTCAAAATTTTTGGTCACCATTTTTATGAGATTTTACAAAGAAAATGTTCCAGCCGGTTCAATTTAGAGTCGGCTGGTTCGTTTATTAACTGATATTGCGAATCATGTAAGCCTGACACGGTGTTATTGGCCTTGTAGCGAACCAGAGGGAATTACCATGTCTCCCCCTTCATCAGACTCAGACAACCTTAACCCAGCTCTGATTGCATTTGGCAACGTAATCTGGGCAGTCATTGTTTGTGCTGCGATCAACGTTCTGTGTGGTTGGGGAGTGGATAGTGTAAATCATTGGACAGGTAATCCACCTGTCACCAAGGCACCAACGTGGATCGGGACAATGATCGTTTCATCGCAAACCGGCTGGCCCATACTCGCTCTTGCTGTGCTCTGTGGTCTTTTTGGGCGAGACATGTCAGGACTGACCCCCGTTTTGATTGGTACCTACTTCCTGGGACTCATCGACCCTATAGCAGCGTTGGCTGTAGGGAGCATATTAATACTGATTCAAAGAAACGAAGATGAATGAACAGACTGCTCATTCCACAAAATTGACGAAGGAGGAATTATGCCACATAAAAAAATGACTCTGAAGGAGATGGCTGCTGTGAAGCATGCCATCCTGCAAGAAACTCGACGCAAGCCCCCGACATTCGCGATGACTGGGGTATCCGGTGCTGGTAAAAGCTCGGTTATCAATCGGCTCTTCAAAACGTCGCTACCGGTGAGTCATGTTCGCGCCTGCACGAAGGAATTCATTTCAACTGACATCGGACTGCAAATGAACGGTGGTGTTGCATCCGGTACGCAGGTAAACCTTCGAGTAATCGATTGCCCGGGTAATGGTGAGGACATTACCCTGGAATCAAAGTACCTGGATCATTATCGTCAGCATCTGCCAGAAGCGGATGTCATTCTACATGTGTCAGCCGCTCGAAATCGAGCGGTGGCCCTCGAACAACAGCACCTGATGGCCTTGAAAGAACACTCCAATCGTATGGTTTTTGGTTTATCTCAAATCGATCTTGTAGTGCCAGGTAATTGGAATGATCGATTGAATCAGCCTGGTAAAGAACAGTTGGCTCACATAGCGGAAATCTGCGAAGACCGAAGCGCCCGATTCTCAGCGGTTCTTGACCGTGAGGTCAGTTTTATTCCATTTTCAGCTCAGCATGGTTACGGACTACAATCCCTCTTTACCGCACTGATTATGGCGTGTCCGAAAGAACGTGCCTTCCTCTTCGATGGCCTGAAAGGTTTTTCTTTTCAGGATTTTATTCCGGCTGCTGCGTTGAAGCAACTTGGTAGCGAAATTCTTCAATCAAACCCTCAATAACCAAGGAGATTCCCCAATGTCAGATTATTCAGATTTAGAACTCGACGAGTTGCGAGCCGCTATTCGGGCGGAAGTTCAAAGTGAAATGCTGGCAACTCAGCGGTCTCAGAGCGGCCTTGCCATGTTCCTCCGGGCGATCGGAATGCACGTCTTGGCGAGAATGGTCATGAATATGACCATATCGACATGGCAGGCATTTAAAAAAATGATTGGCTGGTCGTGAGTCCAAACATAATACTTGACGAATCGCAAAGCTGATATCTGGGCGGTTCGATAAATTCTACGAATTATCCACTCCACAGCGACAAAGTACGAGCAATGTATACTATGCTGAAATCTGTAGCAGGTTTGAAAGTTAGTTGAGAAGTTCAATCCCAACCACAGTTCAACAGGTCACACAGGCATACGTATAGATGAATCAAAATTGTCAGCAAGAATTCAGGAAGTTTGCTGCCGGCAGATTAAGTAAGTAGTAAGCAAGCTAGTTGAATAATTGATAATCGCTGGGAATCAGCTTTATTGTATAGATTGCTTTAAGGTCCATAGAAATGAATTGAAAGTGAGGATCCATTATGAGCTTTTTGAAACGTACAGCCGGTTTCCTTACCGGTACTGTACGATCAGTCGGATCGACCTTGAATGTCCTGACGGGCGGCATCTCGGTCAAAACTGAAGACGTCCCCATCAGCCCCACAGTAATTGACTCACTGTCCCTTTCAGACATCGAGCAATGGATGAAGCGGAATATGCTTACTGTAGACGAACCTGTGAAAGTCGCAGTCGTCCGAGAAAGACATGGTGATCTCTACAAAATTTCTTATGTAGTTTTGAACCAACGAAATAAACGCTGTAAAGACAGTGAGGGAAAAATACGTGCCCAGGCTCAATTAGTTCGAGAAATTAGTCCAGACTTAAACGAATTTCTGGGGAATCATAATTCAGTTCTATTAAATCTGTGACGTTTTGTCACCGACCATTAATAATATATACTGATGTGGCTCTTGACCATAACCTGAAACCCAAATATGAGGTTTAAAATTGAATCGTGAACTTAGTAATCGTGTCCAGGACCTGATCACAACCCTTTCTCAAGGTCTTATTGAGCGAGAGCAACACATCAAGCTAATGCTTTTAGCGGCATTGGCGGGGGAACATGTGTTGCTGATCGGTCCACCGGGGACGGCAAAGAGTTTGCTTGCGCGGCGGTTGCGGCTGGCATTTCGCGACGCGAAGTTCTTTGAACGTCTCCTCACCCAGTTCTCGGTCCCCGAAGACCTGTTCGGACCGTATTCACTGGAGGACCTTGACAGCGGTCGTTATCGACGTCTGACAGAAGGCTATCTGGCAGATGCAGATGTTGGATTCCTGGACGAAATTTTCAAGAGCAATCCGAGCATCCTGAATGCCTTACTCGCGATCCTCAACGAGCGGGTGTTTCACAATGTTCCGCCGCTGAATGAGAATGGCAACAGTGTCGGCGATGCTCCACAACCGTTGCCTGTTCCACTGAAATGCCTGATCGGTGCCAGCAATGAAGTCCCGGCTCCAGGGGAACTGGATGCCCTGTACGATCGGTTTTTAATTCGCTGTGAAGTGGGGCCGGTCGAAAACTTCCACGCGCTCCTTAAGTCTGCCAGCAATAAAGAACCGCAAGTTAAAAACGGCTTGCCTTTTACAGCGGAAGAATTACAGCAGATTCAAGATTCTTCTGAAAAAGTCATTGTCCCAGAACAAGTTGATGAATTACTCGTTCTGTTACGACAACGAATGGGCGAACTGCAATTGGATGTCTCCGATCGTCGCTGGTTGAAGATCCGCTGCTTGCTCCAAGTCGCCGCTCACACCAGCGGTCGCGAGCAGGTATCACCGCTGGATGTCCTGCTCGTGCCACATTGTGTCTGGTCTCCACGCCAAGATCACATGGCAACTACTGACACTACAGACGACGAAGAAGACCGAAAAACCTCCGTAGGAATTTCTCTCGATATTAGGAACGCCCTGACTACGTGGATTCAGGAACGACTTTGGAATTCTTATGCAACCGGGGATATACGCCTCTTTGAAATTAGTGTTGAAGCTTGGCAAATGAAAGTAGAGCAGGTCCTGGATGGCACGTTTAATGACCGACAAACAAACGAACTGCTGACTCATGCCAGCGAGTGCCTTTCTCGAATAGAAAATTACTATAAGAAACTGCAGTGTGAAAGTTCCAATTTGGAAAATTGTACAACTCAATGGTTGGAACATGATATAATGCAAGCCGCCGCAAAGAGCTTGGCTTTCGCCTTGGACTCGTGTTCTGAATTGGTACATCGCATCAGCGAAGTGGTAAAAGCCTTGGAACCAATTCTCAAATCCATAGATACCCAATGCGAATTGGAGTCACTAGAAACCGTGCACACTGTTGATCTCTCACTTCCTGGAGAATGGTCGAGCCAAGATGGACAAAATGGTGAATGGCAGACTATTTCCTCATCAGAGGACGGGGAGATCCCTATGTCTCAGAATCTTCGATACAGATTCAGATTCAAGCCACCTGCAACTGAAGTAAATCTAGTGCGGTTGATGCGCGACTACGGTCGGTCGCAGTACTTAGTCGACCTGTCACTTGGTGGTACATATTCGCCGAAATCCAGCGTTTCTGATTTATCAGCACTTCGTGTTTGCAATTCAATTGAAAGATTAGACGTTTCCAAGAGCCAGGTACAAGACTTGAGCACGATTAGCAAACTCAAGTCACTTAGGTATCTGAATTGCGATTACACGCCAGTTGACAACTTGGTCGCAGTCTCGGAGTTGCCTCAACTTGCAGAACTTTCGTTGACCGAAACGCGTGTCACGGACATCTCGCCACTCGCTCAAATTCGAACGTTAAGTATTCTCTCGTTGGAAGGGGTATCGACTCTCTCAGACATTAGCCCATTTCACAAGATGACATGGCTCCGAGAAATAAATCTGTCAAGAGTACCTGTTCAAGGCTGGTTGCCGCTCAGCCATCTGACGCAGTTAGAATCACTTCGATTAAATAAAGTTGATCTCCCGTCATTGCAACCACTTCGCAACATGCGAGAATTGAAAAGACTATACGTGTCTGAAGCTAAGGAACTTGATTGCATAGACGGTATCGACGGACTTCAGCATCTTCGAGAACTCATCCTTTCACATACAAAAGTCAAAGACCTTTCGCCTTTGTCCCAACTATGTTCAATGAAATCAATAGTACTGACGGATACGTTGGTCGATAATCTTGCTCCATTGCAGGGATTGTTATTGTTGGAACAGTTGGATCTTGCGGGAACGCCAGCTCAGAATATTTCACCACTTGTGCACCTGACAAGTCTTCGTAAGCTCAACCTCAATAATATGCCGAATATCGCAAATGAGGACGTTGACTCACTGCAGGCTGCATTACCTAATTGTGAGGTTGAACGGTGACAAAAGCACATCAGGGGCTCCAGTTCTCACCTGACAAGCCTACCGTTGAACACTGCTTGGGACTGCCGCTAACAGTGTATCGTCGTGCTGTTACAAATACACATGGCAGGTTTGAAGACAGGATATGCTCTTTGCAGAGGATTTGGCGAGATACCATGTCTGGGACTTGGCCAATCGAGTTAGATTGGCCATCTGAAATAATACAATGTCGATTAGCTGAGTGGGTTAGTCGAAATAGTATTTTAGAGCTATGCTGTGGGTCTGAAGAGCTCGTCGAGCAGCTATTGTTGGACATTCTCAACCTTTCGGAGAAGTGCACAAGCAAAAGAAACGAACTCATAGATTCGTATCATGTTCAGTTCTGGGAAGAGTTTTGGCAGTCGTTTGTAGAGCAAAATAATGCCGTCGAGTATGTTCCAACTACTAGATTGGAATTGATAGTATGGCTACATTTATTTCGAGCGATAAATGTCTTCGTGATCGAGAATTTATGTGAATCAGTCAAGGATGAATCAGTTAACATCTCTCTATCACCAATTAAAGAGATTTGGGAAGAAAGGGTTTCTATATGGCGACAGCTAAAAGATATGTTTGGTCCGCTGGATCGGCTGCTCAGCCCAGGGTGGGACCTCTCAGCAGGGATCTTCAAGTATCGTGGCTGGGGAGATCTTAAAAAATACCGGGATTTGATCGACCGGATTCCACAAATTCGCCAAATGATCGAAGAACTGGGCAGATTGCAGGCCAGCGAAGAAATGGACGACGATCCCACGTACGCCGATGCGTTCAATTCACTCAGACGAACTACTGAAGAACAACGAGAAGTCGAACATCCGCTGGCCCGGCATCAGGCACAGGGAATCGAGCGATCAGCCGACTTCATGCGAATGATTCCCAGCGAAGCGATGCTCCGCCGTCGCCCGGGTTTGAAACGGCTCTGGCATGCCAAGTTGGCCGAGCGGGGGCTACTGACCTACCGCGTGCGCGGAACCTATGTCGACCGTGTTTCTACTGAAGTCGAAGAACAGCAGCCGCAGTCGAAAAAACGGATTCGCGGACCGATCATCGTTTGTGTTGATACTTCTGGTTCGATGAGTGGTCGGCCCGAAGCTGTTGCCAAAGCGTTGACTTTAGAAGCTTGTCGAATTGCTCATGCAGAACAGCGGCCTTGTCTACTGTTTTCCTTCAGCGGTTCCGGTCAGTATGTGGAGCACGAGTTATCTTTATCACCCGATGGCCTGCAATCGCTGCTTGAATTTCTGACAATGAATTTCGATGGGGGAACTGATATTTCCACCCCTTTCGAGAAGGCACTTGCTCGATTGCGAACAGCCGAATGGGAACGTGCTGACATATTGCTGGTCAGCGATGGCGCTTTTTCAAAGTCTCAAGTGGATGCTCTCAAGCCGGCACTGGATGATGCGAAAAAAAGACTGGGGCTACGTGTTTCTGGCCTGCTCGTCGGAAACTATTCTTCAGGACCAATGAATTCGCTTTGTCAACCATTGATTTCTGTTAATGGTTGGTAAAGTGTAATCCATGTCATAAAGTAGAATGAATTCCAAGGTTATAGTTATATATCAAAAGAAACTGAATGTCCTATCGCGATACCGCACCTATGTACCGTCGGGTATCGCTTTACTGCGAAATTCAACACTTCGTTATTCTCTGTTTTTCATGAAAATCTTCCTCAAAAAATAAATTTTTAGACGGCTGAGGTGTTCTTCCTTTGATGAAGGCGGTTGCCATCTGCTTGTAAGAAAACCTAGCTCATATGAGGAAATATTGAAACATGATGAATCACACGAAAAAATTGCTTATTCGCCGAAATCTTCTACTGATTTTTCTGTCCATCATATCATGCCTGGCCACTCCCGGATGTGGTTCGGGTAGCTCCCAGAAATCAAGTACTTACGACGCAGGTCGGGCGAACCGTGATCAGCAAGCTGCGGAGTTATGGTATGAGATGGAAATGGAAAAACTCCAGTTGCAAAGCGACATCAACCGCATGTCAAACGAGGCTTTTGGTTCGCCAAGCATTGATTGATAAAATTGGAAAACCAACCTGTGTAATGGTCGTTAAACTGCAAGGTAACTTTTTGGCCAATTGCATTATTTGACATTCGGTTTGGTTCTCCAAAGAGCACCTCTATCATTTGAACCATTACTGTCAATCCCCCCGTCGTCTTGAAAAATGGGGAGATTTGAATCCGAACTGCGATATCGCCTAAACGTGCACACTTCGGGCATGGTTCTCTATCTCGATGATTTTTTGAAAAACTCACCATGAACAACTAAATTCTTCTAACGTTGAAACGTTCTTTTAGTGACACGGGTGAATCATCACTCGGAAATCAAATTCACCAGGAGAACTTTGACATTTGGATGCTGCGGATAATAGTAAATTCTGAATTACTCATGGCTGTTTTCATTGATGTGGTGATAACTACAAGTATGAAATTCCGACAGACACTTTTCGTGTTGAAGGTTCAGACAGTGATGTGATTCAATCCGGGAACATTTCATTAATAGCTCTAGGCCTATTGATATTGAGTGAGTATGGGCGAAGGGTGCCTGCCCACCCCTCTGGGGTTTGATGCTTTGCAGAAAACTCTGGAGGGGCTTTTTTACTTTCAACCTGCTTGAAACTTAGATGTTGGGCAATTCTATTTCTCCGGCTTCTTAAAGTTGAACTGCGTAATTTATGCTGACTTCAACTTCATTCTGTGAAACTCCAAATGTTCTACAATCGTAAAAAAAGACTCCTATTTCTCTAGGTAATTGGCGCCCCAAAATGTTGAGGCAGGCAGTGTGGACCTAATTCCTGCGCCACGATTTCTGAGGAATAACATATCAGCAACAAAGTTATAGAGTTGACGTAGTTCACCTTGAATATCGAAGACGAAAGTGAGTTAACCTGCCAATCAAAAGTTTGAAAACTGTGGAGTTCCTTCAGTTAATGTGAATGAGATTAACTTTTGTTGGCCTCATTGATTTCATGACTTACTAAGTCAGAACACACAAGAGTCGTTATGAGTAGAGTTTTTATGTGACGAATGATATCAGTCTTAATTTCTGCGAGACTACAAGTTTTTTTTCACGCTTGGATCTTGCAAACGCAAAATCTGGAAACTTTTTCGTTTTCTGGACTTCGTTTTGGGCAGTGGTTTGGCTTCATGAATCGACATCCAGATTTTCATTTTTAAGTTTAGATCCAAGGGGATAGATTGATGTTCCCATTTCTGTGTTGTGCCTACTGCGAATTCATCTGAGGAATGAGATAGAACTTTGTATTTACCAAATTGGTATCTTCCGACTTTTTTCTCGCCGTTATTCCACTCAATCGTAAATTGATCAATACCCTGATCAAGGCTACTGGCATTCAAGCCTCCTCCTACCAGCATCCATTCCTTACCATTAATCCGAGTCGCCTTGAAAATAGTACCCTCGGTCGCTTTACGATTTGGCCAAATAAAGATGTAATATGTCTCGATTGTATTATTTCTCAGCTTTGATTCATGAAAAAAACTGTGAGGATATTCCTCTGAAAGAGCAACTGTTTCAGACATCATGACCAAAATCATAATCGTCAATATCTTATACACGATATACTTCTCCATATTTTCGGGACTATGATACTCAGTGGTTCGAATCGGGAGTGTTCAAGATGCTTGGTGTTTTCTGATGGCTAACAACCCATTCAATCAACGACACATGCCACATGAAGTTGTATTCCGATCTTTTAGAAATTTCCTGGACTTAAAAGTCAGTCAGATTCACACTCATTTGGTCACCGTTCGAGATTGCCCCCTGCTGATAGCAGCAGTCAAGTGCTCAGAAAAAGCCCCTGGTTCGTAAATTCGGCATCCATCCATGTCCGGGAATTAAATCGATTAAGATCTGATAAGAGTTTTAACGGGAAAATAAGTCTAAGGACAGATGAATAAGGATCTTTGCGGTGGATTCTTGCAGAGAATTGAGCGAATTCTTTGTTTTTTTTGATTTTAGAAAAAGAGAGAGTGCGTGGTCAGTGGCCAACCCACTTTGTCGAACCTGTGGTCGCGGTTACGAATCGCTGCCTGGAATAAATCAAACAACCATATCATCAAGGTGTTTGAGTTAGATTGTTTCTGTAGTCATATATGAAGCCGGTCAGATGCCCTGATATCTAAAAAAATGACATGGCCGCCCCCCCGCAAAGGTGGTCGGCATACAGAGTTGTCAAGGGAAAGTAACAGGGCCTGTCAAAGAGACTTCCTGCGAGTACGCCCGTCGGGTACAGGCAACCCACGTTGCTCATGCCAGTATTTGACTGAGCTGGTCACCGTATTCCGGTCGATATTCAGAGCTGCAGCGATCTCACCATACTCCTTCTTTTCTCGGAACAGTTTCATGACCTCCTCCGCGATCGCCTGATAGGGAGGCGGTTCTTTGTGTTTCACAGCAAGTCGCGACCGGCGGGATCGTCCATCCGGCTTTTTCTCGCCCCGTAGTTCAAAGACTTCATCTATAAGCTTCGTAACCCTACTCCGGCTGACTCCTAATGCTTCAGCAATTTTGAATTCTGGTTCTTCAGCGTCGTACATCCGTTTGGCGATCTCGCGCTGCTGATCTGCTTTATCCGGCTGGATGAAGTCAATCATGACTTCCGCACCTTGCACAGTCCCCTCAACCAAAGCTGAGGTGCCAGTAAGAAAGTTATAAACCCCTCTGACGTT is from Gimesia maris and encodes:
- a CDS encoding GTPase family protein — protein: MPHKKMTLKEMAAVKHAILQETRRKPPTFAMTGVSGAGKSSVINRLFKTSLPVSHVRACTKEFISTDIGLQMNGGVASGTQVNLRVIDCPGNGEDITLESKYLDHYRQHLPEADVILHVSAARNRAVALEQQHLMALKEHSNRMVFGLSQIDLVVPGNWNDRLNQPGKEQLAHIAEICEDRSARFSAVLDREVSFIPFSAQHGYGLQSLFTALIMACPKERAFLFDGLKGFSFQDFIPAAALKQLGSEILQSNPQ
- a CDS encoding AAA family ATPase, whose amino-acid sequence is MNRELSNRVQDLITTLSQGLIEREQHIKLMLLAALAGEHVLLIGPPGTAKSLLARRLRLAFRDAKFFERLLTQFSVPEDLFGPYSLEDLDSGRYRRLTEGYLADADVGFLDEIFKSNPSILNALLAILNERVFHNVPPLNENGNSVGDAPQPLPVPLKCLIGASNEVPAPGELDALYDRFLIRCEVGPVENFHALLKSASNKEPQVKNGLPFTAEELQQIQDSSEKVIVPEQVDELLVLLRQRMGELQLDVSDRRWLKIRCLLQVAAHTSGREQVSPLDVLLVPHCVWSPRQDHMATTDTTDDEEDRKTSVGISLDIRNALTTWIQERLWNSYATGDIRLFEISVEAWQMKVEQVLDGTFNDRQTNELLTHASECLSRIENYYKKLQCESSNLENCTTQWLEHDIMQAAAKSLAFALDSCSELVHRISEVVKALEPILKSIDTQCELESLETVHTVDLSLPGEWSSQDGQNGEWQTISSSEDGEIPMSQNLRYRFRFKPPATEVNLVRLMRDYGRSQYLVDLSLGGTYSPKSSVSDLSALRVCNSIERLDVSKSQVQDLSTISKLKSLRYLNCDYTPVDNLVAVSELPQLAELSLTETRVTDISPLAQIRTLSILSLEGVSTLSDISPFHKMTWLREINLSRVPVQGWLPLSHLTQLESLRLNKVDLPSLQPLRNMRELKRLYVSEAKELDCIDGIDGLQHLRELILSHTKVKDLSPLSQLCSMKSIVLTDTLVDNLAPLQGLLLLEQLDLAGTPAQNISPLVHLTSLRKLNLNNMPNIANEDVDSLQAALPNCEVER
- a CDS encoding VWA domain-containing protein, giving the protein MDILNLSEKCTSKRNELIDSYHVQFWEEFWQSFVEQNNAVEYVPTTRLELIVWLHLFRAINVFVIENLCESVKDESVNISLSPIKEIWEERVSIWRQLKDMFGPLDRLLSPGWDLSAGIFKYRGWGDLKKYRDLIDRIPQIRQMIEELGRLQASEEMDDDPTYADAFNSLRRTTEEQREVEHPLARHQAQGIERSADFMRMIPSEAMLRRRPGLKRLWHAKLAERGLLTYRVRGTYVDRVSTEVEEQQPQSKKRIRGPIIVCVDTSGSMSGRPEAVAKALTLEACRIAHAEQRPCLLFSFSGSGQYVEHELSLSPDGLQSLLEFLTMNFDGGTDISTPFEKALARLRTAEWERADILLVSDGAFSKSQVDALKPALDDAKKRLGLRVSGLLVGNYSSGPMNSLCQPLISVNGW